In the genome of Fulvivirga maritima, one region contains:
- the lipB gene encoding lipoyl(octanoyl) transferase LipB — translation MNSVLNKKVKLIDLGTIDYKEAWDYQTELFDQIVNVKIENRKAEGNDPEITDNYLIFCEHPHVYTLGKSGHPENLLINDEQLKEKEATFYKINRGGDITYHGPGQIVGYPILDLDNFFTDIHKYLRYLEEAIIRTLKEYGIEAGRIEGLTGVWIDYIERKNPRKICALGVKSSRWVTMHGFAFNVNADLNYFKNIVPCGIDDKAVTSLEQELGAPQDINEVKTKLKKHLTALFEMELYV, via the coding sequence GTGAATAGTGTTCTAAATAAAAAAGTAAAGTTGATAGACCTCGGCACTATCGATTACAAAGAAGCCTGGGATTATCAGACCGAACTGTTTGATCAGATCGTAAACGTTAAAATAGAAAACAGAAAGGCCGAAGGGAATGATCCCGAGATCACGGATAATTACCTGATTTTCTGTGAGCACCCACATGTTTATACATTAGGTAAAAGTGGGCATCCGGAAAATTTGCTGATAAACGATGAGCAACTAAAAGAGAAAGAGGCCACTTTCTACAAAATAAATAGAGGTGGAGATATTACCTATCATGGTCCTGGGCAGATTGTAGGATATCCGATTTTAGATTTAGATAATTTTTTTACCGATATTCATAAGTACCTCAGGTATCTGGAAGAAGCAATTATACGTACTCTTAAGGAATATGGTATAGAAGCCGGCAGGATAGAAGGCCTTACCGGAGTATGGATAGATTATATTGAGAGAAAGAACCCCAGAAAGATATGTGCATTAGGCGTAAAATCTAGCAGATGGGTAACCATGCATGGTTTTGCTTTTAATGTTAATGCAGACCTGAATTACTTTAAAAACATTGTTCCTTGTGGAATTGATGATAAGGCCGTAACTAGCCTGGAGCAAGAGTTGGGCGCACCTCAGGATATAAATGAAGTAAAGACTAAACTTAAGAAGCACCTTACCGCTCTTTTTGAGATGGAATTATACGTATGA
- a CDS encoding sensor histidine kinase — protein MNDNLNRDLTEANNLLEHFIYSCSHDLKGPLSSIKGLIHLAKLSEGDEHREQYLKLINESTIRMDRFIQSMENYLINAKEPVKKEMVDFQEIIDAIVLPMTPLIKEKGIKVNTRILQETDLMGDKNRIILILKHLIDNAICYQKATKQENFLDIAIRVNNQEANIEICDNGEGISKDNINDIFKMFFRSSENSRGSGLGLYLVKETLEKLKGSVRVVSSRGVGSNFIIKIPNTLDRAA, from the coding sequence ATGAATGATAATTTAAACCGAGATCTAACCGAAGCCAATAACCTGCTGGAACATTTTATTTACAGCTGTTCTCATGATTTGAAAGGACCACTAAGCTCCATAAAAGGGCTGATACATTTGGCCAAATTATCAGAAGGAGATGAGCACAGAGAACAATATTTAAAGCTGATCAATGAAAGTACTATTAGAATGGATCGGTTCATTCAATCAATGGAAAACTACCTGATCAACGCCAAAGAACCGGTAAAGAAAGAAATGGTTGACTTCCAGGAAATTATAGATGCCATAGTCCTTCCTATGACGCCCCTTATTAAAGAGAAAGGGATCAAGGTAAACACCAGAATTCTACAAGAAACGGACCTTATGGGGGATAAAAATAGAATTATCCTTATCCTAAAGCATTTAATTGATAATGCCATATGTTATCAAAAAGCCACTAAGCAAGAAAACTTTCTGGATATAGCCATTCGAGTTAACAACCAAGAGGCCAACATAGAAATATGTGATAATGGAGAAGGCATCAGCAAAGATAATATCAATGATATTTTTAAGATGTTTTTCCGATCTTCAGAAAACTCCAGAGGATCAGGTTTAGGTCTATATCTGGTTAAAGAAACTTTGGAGAAGCTTAAGGGCAGTGTGAGAGTGGTTTCTAGCCGTGGTGTGGGAAGTAACTTTATCATAAAAATACCCAACACGCTAGACAGAGCGGCTTAA
- a CDS encoding response regulator — MKNRILIIDDTIPLLEEITDILKMEEYEVETASDAYEGMRKVATTSPDLIITDVLMPEINGFQFIEKIKSLDKHKHIPIIVLSAQASKENLDKAKEVKADLYLKKPCSADELIYSIESLLNKNI; from the coding sequence ATGAAGAATAGGATCCTGATCATAGATGACACTATTCCTCTTTTAGAAGAAATAACTGACATTCTAAAAATGGAAGAGTACGAGGTAGAAACAGCCAGCGATGCCTATGAAGGTATGCGTAAAGTAGCTACTACCTCTCCCGATCTTATCATTACCGATGTTCTCATGCCAGAGATCAACGGGTTTCAGTTTATTGAAAAGATAAAATCTTTAGATAAACATAAACATATACCCATAATAGTATTATCTGCCCAGGCCTCTAAAGAAAATCTCGATAAAGCCAAAGAGGTAAAAGCCGATCTCTATTTGAAAAAACCTTGCTCGGCAGATGAACTTATTTATTCTATTGAAAGTCTTTTAAATAAAAATATATGA
- a CDS encoding hybrid sensor histidine kinase/response regulator, which produces MTSGDNKKNIKILFIEDSEDDFELILNKLRKEGYTGKNKRIQNSEELIEALQEEDWDLIISDNQLPRLDAHTALRITRNKDLHVPFIIVSGTIEDGDAVNAMREGANDYIIKNNLARFIPAVERELKEAHNRKKKYKVEKALAKRHKEYQLLAENIHDLVCLHNPYGTYIWVSPSSKKITGYDYQDLVDTAPENLLLSHEKGLLEERIWSAFREENRAQPIRLDYKVRRKEGIIIYLETIAQPIYENNELKQILTTSRDITEQKLAYDLLIESESQYQSVVESIAEGVILYDEKGTIVNYNKSASLTLGLYEEVNKFTNLEDRFELIKPDRTPFPAEELPHKVTLKTGKPCSNVLIGLPKEGNIMWLSFNSSLFLQPNGKTGVVISISDVTKQRVYEERVTAVAEELTTLIDTANAPIFGLDWYGKINEWNQVASKITGYSKDEILGKTLIDEFILDGYKVAVTNLLKSAFRGKSVTNYELPIYTRTGKVVTILFNATPRRNINNDITGLLGVGQDITELIDYRERLEHKVAERTKELKEALNKEKELVALKSKFVSMASHEFRTPLSTINFAANYLLKYSEKLTPQDAQQKLNKIMEQVRHMTYLLDDVLLIGKSESGRIKVNPDVLNIQEFFLKMKEEVTNSTQNTHEISVSLGLEKNVIVIDEKLLRNIVINLLTNAIKFSPGKKKVLLDVIYKSGLLTVKVKDWGIGIDDEDKSKIFEAFHRSNQAHAIQGTGLGLSIVKKAVDMQNGNIEVESVLNEGTMIKVEIPIDEE; this is translated from the coding sequence ATGACCTCTGGGGATAACAAGAAAAATATTAAAATACTATTCATTGAAGATTCTGAAGATGACTTCGAGCTTATTCTAAATAAATTAAGAAAAGAAGGGTACACAGGGAAGAATAAGAGAATTCAAAATTCAGAAGAACTTATTGAAGCATTACAGGAAGAAGATTGGGATCTTATTATAAGTGACAATCAACTTCCTCGCTTAGATGCTCATACAGCTTTAAGAATAACTCGTAATAAAGATTTACATGTTCCTTTCATCATAGTATCAGGCACTATTGAAGATGGAGACGCGGTAAATGCCATGCGTGAAGGAGCTAATGACTATATCATAAAAAATAACCTGGCTCGCTTTATTCCCGCTGTAGAACGAGAGCTAAAAGAGGCTCATAACCGAAAAAAGAAATACAAGGTAGAAAAGGCACTAGCCAAACGCCATAAAGAATACCAGCTGCTGGCAGAAAACATCCATGATCTTGTTTGTCTACATAATCCATACGGCACTTACATATGGGTAAGTCCCTCTTCCAAAAAAATTACAGGATATGATTATCAGGACCTGGTGGACACAGCACCAGAAAACCTCCTCCTATCTCATGAAAAAGGCCTTTTAGAAGAAAGAATCTGGAGCGCCTTCCGAGAAGAGAATAGAGCACAGCCCATTCGCCTTGATTATAAGGTTAGAAGAAAAGAAGGCATTATTATTTATCTGGAAACCATAGCTCAGCCTATTTATGAAAACAATGAACTCAAGCAAATACTTACTACCTCCAGAGATATTACAGAACAGAAACTGGCTTATGACCTGCTCATAGAAAGTGAATCTCAATATCAAAGTGTAGTAGAATCCATTGCTGAGGGCGTAATCCTTTATGATGAAAAAGGAACCATTGTAAATTATAATAAAAGCGCCTCCCTTACTTTGGGGCTTTATGAAGAGGTAAATAAATTTACCAATCTGGAAGATAGGTTTGAACTAATTAAGCCAGACCGTACACCATTTCCTGCAGAAGAGTTACCGCATAAGGTCACATTAAAAACAGGAAAACCATGCTCCAACGTGCTGATTGGTTTGCCCAAAGAAGGTAACATTATGTGGCTCTCATTCAATTCCTCTCTTTTCCTTCAACCTAATGGAAAGACAGGAGTAGTTATTTCTATTTCTGATGTTACTAAACAAAGGGTATATGAAGAACGCGTAACAGCAGTAGCTGAAGAGCTAACCACATTAATAGACACGGCCAACGCGCCTATTTTCGGCCTAGATTGGTATGGAAAAATAAACGAATGGAACCAGGTAGCCTCTAAAATAACCGGATATAGCAAAGATGAAATCTTAGGTAAAACCCTTATTGATGAGTTCATTTTAGATGGATATAAAGTAGCCGTTACAAATTTACTCAAGTCAGCCTTTAGAGGTAAGAGCGTCACTAACTACGAGTTACCCATTTACACCCGTACGGGTAAAGTAGTTACCATCCTTTTTAATGCTACCCCTCGCCGAAATATTAATAATGACATTACAGGCCTTTTAGGGGTAGGCCAGGACATTACCGAGCTAATAGATTATAGAGAAAGACTAGAGCATAAAGTAGCAGAAAGAACCAAAGAACTTAAAGAAGCCCTTAATAAAGAAAAAGAGCTTGTAGCCTTAAAATCAAAGTTCGTTTCCATGGCCTCTCATGAATTCAGAACCCCATTATCTACTATTAATTTCGCTGCCAATTACCTTTTAAAGTACAGCGAAAAGCTTACTCCGCAAGATGCCCAGCAAAAGCTCAATAAAATTATGGAACAGGTTCGTCACATGACTTACCTGCTAGATGATGTATTGCTTATTGGTAAATCAGAATCAGGTAGAATAAAAGTAAACCCGGATGTACTTAACATTCAGGAGTTCTTCTTAAAAATGAAAGAAGAAGTAACTAACAGCACCCAGAACACACATGAAATTTCGGTCTCTCTCGGTCTGGAGAAAAATGTAATCGTAATTGATGAAAAGCTGCTTAGGAATATAGTCATTAACTTATTGACTAATGCCATAAAATTTTCCCCTGGCAAGAAAAAAGTGCTGCTAGATGTTATTTACAAAAGTGGCCTGCTTACCGTAAAAGTAAAGGATTGGGGTATAGGAATAGATGATGAAGACAAGAGTAAAATTTTTGAAGCATTTCACAGATCTAACCAGGCCCATGCTATTCAGGGCACAGGTTTAGGATTGTCTATAGTAAAAAAAGCCGTTGATATGCAAAATGGAAACATTGAAGTAGAAAGCGTGCTGAATGAAGGTACCATGATAAAAGTAGAAATTCCAATAGATGAAGAATAG
- a CDS encoding YraN family protein — translation MNNINTKAKTGREGEDAAVNYLHCKGYEILNRNYRYRRSEVDIIAKKDEIIVFVEVKTKTSTAFGFPEEAVNHVKIKKVTEAADYYTYEMGWQKDIRFDIISYNKATDSIDHFIDAFY, via the coding sequence ATGAATAATATAAACACTAAGGCGAAAACCGGAAGAGAAGGGGAAGATGCTGCAGTGAATTATTTGCACTGCAAAGGTTACGAAATTTTAAATAGAAATTATAGATATAGGCGTTCAGAAGTAGATATTATTGCTAAAAAAGATGAAATAATCGTTTTTGTGGAGGTGAAAACGAAAACATCTACCGCTTTTGGCTTCCCTGAAGAGGCTGTAAATCATGTAAAAATAAAGAAAGTAACAGAAGCGGCAGATTACTATACCTATGAGATGGGCTGGCAAAAAGATATTCGCTTTGACATTATCTCATATAATAAGGCTACTGACAGTATAGATCATTTTATAGATGCTTTTTATTAA
- the rnr gene encoding ribonuclease R — MSKKKRKKIRKGKSDGIQNRLKAKIVSLLHQNFNKEYSTKEITKKLGFRRNDYNNAIPMVLSALTQEGQILNNSGRYKSAQRPDLIRGKLDHVNPRFAYLLTPEEEDDIYIKAKDLNFAIDGDLVDVMVIPTRAGKRPEGKVVNIVERNKDQFVGRIEFSPRFAFVVADNRKIHQDIFVPLDKTSSAAHNDKVIVKITQWPGHDKSPEGEVKMVLGKAGDNNAEIHSIMAEFDLPFEFPKEIEQEAEKISDKITKKEIAKRRDFRDILTFTIDPEDAKDFDDALSFEKLENGNYEIGIHIADVTHYVQPGSILEKEAYDRATSVYLVDRTIPMLPERLSNGLCSLRPREDKLTFSAVFEIDENANVLKEWFGRTIIHSDRRFTYEDAQASIETGVGDLAPELQLINDLAKKLRKERFKKGAVNFESTEVKFKLDEKGKPLGVIPKIRKDAHKLIEEFMLLANKQVASYVHDMKKGKEKNTFVYRTHDYPDPEKLNSFSSFAKRFGHSLQTEETAVSKSLNKLLDDIEGKPEENVLQQLAIRAMAKAKYTTAADIHFGLAFPHYTHFTSPIRRYPDMMVHRLLQHYLDSGKSADKEEYEEKCVHSSEREKRAADAERASIKYKQVEFMQGVEDKVFDGIISGVTEWGIFIEIVETKCEGMVRMVDLKDDYYDFDEKNFRVIGNNNKKIYALGDKVRVQVKATDIDRRTIDLIFVDETD, encoded by the coding sequence ATGAGTAAAAAAAAGAGAAAAAAAATAAGGAAAGGAAAGAGTGATGGCATTCAAAATAGACTTAAAGCCAAAATTGTATCTCTTCTCCACCAAAATTTTAATAAAGAGTATTCTACTAAAGAAATTACAAAAAAGTTAGGCTTTAGAAGAAATGACTACAATAATGCCATACCCATGGTACTTTCTGCACTAACTCAGGAAGGTCAAATATTAAACAATAGCGGACGATACAAAAGCGCCCAAAGACCCGATTTAATAAGAGGAAAACTAGACCACGTTAATCCTCGGTTCGCTTATCTGCTTACTCCTGAAGAGGAAGATGATATCTACATAAAAGCCAAGGATCTAAATTTTGCTATTGATGGTGACTTGGTAGATGTAATGGTTATACCTACGCGAGCAGGTAAAAGGCCAGAAGGCAAGGTAGTTAATATAGTAGAGCGAAATAAAGATCAGTTTGTCGGTAGAATAGAGTTTTCTCCCAGGTTTGCCTTTGTGGTGGCTGATAATAGAAAAATCCATCAGGATATTTTTGTACCACTAGACAAAACCAGCAGTGCTGCCCATAATGATAAGGTTATTGTAAAAATTACACAGTGGCCTGGTCATGATAAAAGCCCTGAAGGGGAAGTGAAAATGGTACTAGGAAAAGCCGGAGACAACAATGCTGAGATACATTCTATCATGGCTGAGTTTGATCTGCCTTTCGAGTTCCCTAAAGAAATAGAACAAGAAGCAGAAAAAATCTCTGATAAAATTACCAAGAAGGAAATTGCCAAAAGAAGAGATTTTAGAGATATACTTACTTTCACTATAGACCCGGAAGATGCTAAGGATTTTGATGATGCCTTATCATTTGAAAAGCTGGAAAATGGAAACTATGAAATCGGTATTCATATTGCCGATGTAACTCATTATGTACAGCCCGGTTCCATACTAGAGAAAGAAGCCTATGACAGAGCCACGTCGGTATATTTGGTAGATAGAACCATACCTATGTTGCCAGAGAGGCTTTCTAACGGACTTTGCTCCTTAAGGCCTCGTGAAGATAAGCTTACATTTTCGGCAGTATTTGAAATTGATGAAAATGCTAATGTGCTTAAAGAATGGTTTGGCCGAACTATTATTCACTCAGACAGGCGCTTTACCTATGAAGATGCACAGGCCAGCATAGAAACCGGGGTAGGAGATTTAGCTCCTGAGTTACAACTAATTAATGATCTGGCTAAAAAGCTACGTAAAGAGAGGTTTAAAAAGGGCGCCGTCAATTTTGAGTCTACAGAAGTTAAATTTAAGCTAGATGAAAAGGGAAAACCGCTGGGCGTGATTCCTAAAATCAGGAAAGATGCTCATAAACTTATTGAAGAGTTTATGCTATTGGCTAATAAGCAAGTGGCTTCTTATGTGCATGATATGAAGAAAGGTAAAGAAAAGAATACTTTCGTTTACCGTACTCATGATTACCCTGATCCGGAAAAATTAAATTCCTTTTCTTCATTCGCTAAACGATTCGGACACAGCTTACAGACTGAAGAAACCGCGGTTTCTAAATCTCTGAATAAATTGTTAGATGATATAGAAGGTAAACCAGAGGAGAACGTGCTTCAGCAATTGGCCATTAGGGCTATGGCCAAAGCCAAATATACTACCGCTGCAGACATCCATTTTGGTTTGGCTTTCCCGCACTATACACACTTTACATCTCCCATCCGTCGTTATCCTGATATGATGGTGCACCGATTATTACAGCATTACTTAGATAGTGGTAAATCGGCCGACAAGGAAGAATATGAAGAAAAATGTGTTCACTCATCAGAGCGAGAAAAAAGAGCTGCCGATGCAGAACGCGCCTCTATAAAATATAAGCAGGTTGAGTTCATGCAGGGAGTGGAAGATAAGGTGTTTGATGGCATTATCTCCGGTGTTACAGAATGGGGTATTTTCATAGAAATTGTAGAGACCAAATGCGAAGGAATGGTGAGAATGGTTGATCTGAAAGATGATTACTATGATTTTGATGAAAAGAACTTCAGGGTAATAGGTAATAATAATAAGAAAATCTACGCACTGGGTGATAAGGTAAGGGTTCAGGTAAAAGCTACTGATATAGACCGCCGAACAATTGACCTCATATTTGTTGATGAAACAGATTAA
- a CDS encoding response regulator transcription factor: MTPVKILLVDDHTLMREGIASMLQHIEFVQIVGKVESGEDAINAAQSMQPDIILMDIVMKGMSGIEATRWIKEQNPDIKVILLSSEVSKDYITLGAKAGINGYLPKNVNKEGLVEAIRKVNAGEKYFSPSIMEIVFENFYEQESSNKKPTKKNTDLSNREMEVLEQVALGKSNKEVADALFISVKTVETHKTNILSKLGLKNTAELVKYAIKNNIIEL, encoded by the coding sequence ATGACTCCCGTAAAAATACTGTTGGTAGATGATCATACATTAATGAGAGAAGGAATAGCCTCTATGCTTCAGCATATTGAATTTGTGCAGATAGTAGGTAAGGTTGAAAGCGGAGAAGATGCCATAAACGCAGCTCAAAGCATGCAACCAGATATTATTCTCATGGATATTGTTATGAAAGGAATGAGCGGCATAGAGGCCACCAGATGGATAAAAGAGCAAAACCCTGACATAAAAGTAATTCTTCTCTCCAGCGAAGTAAGTAAAGACTACATTACCTTAGGTGCTAAAGCCGGTATAAATGGCTACCTACCAAAAAACGTGAATAAAGAAGGATTAGTAGAAGCTATTAGAAAAGTAAATGCAGGCGAAAAATACTTTAGCCCATCTATCATGGAAATAGTATTTGAAAACTTCTATGAGCAAGAGTCATCAAATAAAAAGCCTACCAAAAAGAATACTGATCTTTCCAACAGAGAAATGGAAGTGCTGGAGCAGGTGGCCTTAGGCAAAAGCAATAAAGAAGTAGCCGATGCTCTTTTTATAAGTGTTAAAACCGTGGAAACTCATAAAACTAATATCCTATCAAAACTCGGCCTGAAGAACACTGCCGAGTTGGTAAAATATGCTATAAAAAATAATATTATTGAGCTCTAA
- a CDS encoding polyprenyl synthetase family protein — protein MKSTEQLLKLISKEINQQKYGLEPQELYEPIRYIMALGGKRLRPLLATLSYSLFKDDVASILPQAIAVEVFHNFTLMHDDIMDEAPLRRNKPTVHEKWNNNTAILSGDVMLVKAYEMFMSEEHPATMKVLKAFNICAAEVCEGQQMDMDFETRKTVHEKEYLEMIKLKTAVLLGFSLEMGGLLSDTTTANCEALKNFGINIGIGFQLKDDLLDVYADAEKFGKQVGGDIISNKKTFLLIRALELAKGKQKQELESWVSKTDFDPKEKVKAVTEIYNQLQIKELTEELMNKYFIKGFESLKSIDAPLYRKAILRKFAESLINREK, from the coding sequence ATGAAAAGTACAGAACAACTTTTAAAGCTAATTTCAAAGGAAATCAATCAGCAGAAGTATGGTTTAGAACCGCAGGAGCTGTATGAACCTATAAGATATATCATGGCCCTAGGCGGTAAAAGGCTAAGGCCATTATTAGCCACTTTATCTTATTCATTATTTAAAGATGACGTAGCATCAATCCTCCCTCAGGCCATAGCCGTAGAGGTTTTTCACAACTTCACCCTAATGCATGATGACATTATGGATGAAGCTCCGCTGAGGAGAAATAAGCCTACTGTACATGAAAAGTGGAATAATAATACGGCTATACTTTCTGGAGATGTAATGCTTGTTAAAGCTTATGAAATGTTCATGAGCGAAGAGCATCCTGCTACTATGAAAGTGCTTAAGGCCTTTAACATTTGTGCTGCAGAAGTTTGCGAAGGCCAGCAGATGGATATGGATTTTGAGACCAGAAAGACTGTTCATGAAAAGGAATACCTTGAAATGATCAAGCTAAAGACCGCTGTGCTTTTAGGCTTCAGTCTTGAAATGGGTGGCCTGCTATCAGATACTACCACGGCCAACTGTGAGGCACTCAAAAATTTCGGTATTAACATAGGCATTGGGTTCCAATTAAAAGATGACCTGCTAGATGTATATGCCGATGCCGAAAAGTTTGGAAAGCAAGTAGGAGGTGACATCATTTCAAATAAAAAGACCTTCCTTTTAATTCGTGCACTAGAATTAGCCAAAGGAAAACAAAAACAAGAACTGGAAAGCTGGGTATCAAAGACTGATTTTGATCCAAAAGAAAAAGTAAAAGCCGTTACTGAGATTTATAACCAGCTACAGATAAAAGAACTCACAGAAGAATTAATGAATAAGTACTTCATTAAAGGATTTGAGTCTTTAAAAAGTATAGATGCTCCTCTTTATAGAAAGGCCATTTTAAGAAAATTCGCGGAGAGCTTAATTAATAGAGAAAAATAG
- a CDS encoding 3'-5' exonuclease: protein MYPLKNILFLDIETVGCTDDYDSLSERLKAQWARKAAFLKKGDDLTDKEVFEDRAGIFAEFGKIVAIGLGFFSFENEEKPIFRTKALFNHDENIILTEFVETISKFSKNGLSLCAHNGREFDFPYLSRRLLINGLPLPEVLNLMGKKPWEVQHIDTMDMWKFGDWKHYTSLDLLATIFNITSSKSDIDGSEVNQVYYETKDLRRIAEYCLRDVVVTAKLFLKLKSIPLEDFEIIDVTDY, encoded by the coding sequence ATGTATCCGCTAAAGAACATATTATTTTTAGATATAGAAACGGTAGGCTGTACAGATGACTATGACAGCCTCTCAGAAAGATTAAAAGCCCAGTGGGCCCGAAAAGCTGCTTTTCTTAAAAAAGGTGATGACCTTACAGATAAAGAAGTTTTTGAAGACCGCGCTGGCATTTTTGCAGAATTTGGTAAAATAGTAGCCATTGGTTTGGGTTTCTTCTCTTTTGAAAATGAGGAAAAACCCATATTCCGTACAAAGGCCCTGTTTAACCATGACGAAAATATTATTTTAACAGAATTTGTAGAGACAATAAGCAAATTCTCCAAAAACGGGTTATCATTATGTGCACATAATGGTAGGGAGTTTGATTTCCCCTATCTAAGCCGAAGATTATTAATTAACGGCCTCCCTTTACCAGAAGTGCTTAATCTCATGGGTAAAAAACCCTGGGAAGTACAGCATATTGATACCATGGACATGTGGAAGTTTGGCGACTGGAAGCACTACACTTCTTTAGACCTGCTGGCCACTATTTTTAACATTACCTCCAGCAAATCGGATATCGATGGCAGCGAAGTAAATCAGGTATATTATGAAACTAAAGACCTCCGAAGAATAGCGGAATATTGCCTGAGAGATGTAGTAGTTACTGCCAAATTATTTCTTAAATTAAAAAGTATTCCTCTGGAGGATTTCGAAATTATAGATGTAACTGATTATTAA